CGGCGCCGCATTTATCCCTTCACCCCGCTTGCGGGGGGAAGGAGGCTCGAAGGGTCGGATGAGGGGCGGCCACCGACGGTCGAAAGCCGGGCCTGACGATATCAATCCCTCGGGATTATCGTGACCACGCACTCGTCATTCGTATCGAGCCCAGCCTTGTCGCATTGAGGCGCGGTCAAATTGAAGAAGAATACGTCCGAGCCCTTGCCCCACGGGCGAATGTTTCGCCTGAACGGTCCCGCATCGTTCAATATCACATCGGCAGGAAAGGCGTGCACGCGGCCCACCGCATATTCCGATTTTACGACAACATACCGGGGAAGAAATTCCTCCTTGCGGAGAACCCTCGCGGGGAAGGAGACGGGTGCCTTGTTCATCCGGCCATGTCCTTGCTCATGAAACCCGTCCCGCCGCTCCACTACTCGGCAGGCTTTTCATCCAGCGAATGGCGCATGATCAGCGGCATCTGGGTGAAGGTGAAGAGAATCGTGATCGGCATGATCGCCCAGACCTTGAAAGCCACCCAGAAATCGGTCGAGAAATTGCGCCACACCACCTCGTTGGCGACGGCGAGGAAGAAGAAGAACAGGCCCCAGCGGAAGGTCAGCTTGCGCCACCCTTCGGCGTCGAGCCGGAAGGCGGATTCGAAGACGTAGCCGAGCAGCGCCTTGCCGAAGAACAGGCCGCCGAGCAGCACCGCCCCGAACAGCGAATTGACGATGGTCGGCTTCATCTTGATGAACAGCTCGTCCTGAAGCCACAGCGTCAGCGCGCCGAAGATGAACACGACCACGCCCGAGACGAGCGGCATGATCGGCAGCGTGCGGGTCAGCGCCCACGACACGGAAAGCGCGATGGCCGTGGCGATCATGAACAGGCCCGTGGCGAGGAAGAGCGGCCCGCCGAACGAGCCCAGCGCCGGCCATTTCTCGACCAGCCACTCGCCGCGCGAATTGGCGAAGAAGAAGACGAGCAGCGGCCCGAGCTCCAGCGCCAGCTTGAGCAGCGGCGCGACCTCCTTCTTCTTGGGGTCGGACGGATCGCGCTCGAAGACGGGTTCGCTCATCAATTCACTCCCGCGATGGCTTTCGCGAAATCCTGCGCCGCGAAGGGCTCCAAGTCGTCGACGCCCTCGCCGACGCCGATGAAGTAGACCGGCAGCTTGTGCTTGGCCGCTATGGCGACGAGGATGCCGCCGCGCGCCGTGCCGTCGAGCTTGGTCATCACCAGCCCGTTGACCCCGGCGACGTTGCGGAAGATCTCGACCTGGTTGAGCGCGTTCTGCCCCGTGGTGGCGTCGACCGTCTGGAGGACGGTGTGCGGCGCGTCCGCGTCGTGCTTGCCGAGCACGCGCACGATCTTCTCCAGCTCCGCCATCAGCTCGGTCCGGTTCTGGAGCCGCCCCGCGGTGTCGATGACGAGCACGTCGGAGCCGTTGGCCTTCGCCTTCTCGTAGGCGTCGAAGGCGAGGCCGGCCGCGTCCGCGCCGAGCTTCGAGGCCACAACCTCGGACCCGGTGCGCTCGCCCCAGATCTTCAGCTGCTCGATGGCCGCGGCGCGGAACGTGTCGCCGGCGGCGAGCGTCACCTTCAGCCCGCCCGCCGTCAGCTTGGCGGCGAGCTTGCCGATGGTGGTGGTCTTGCCGGTGCCGTTGACGCCGACGACGAGCACGACATGCGGCTTGTGGGCGAGGTCGAGCTCGAGCGGCAGCGCCACCGGCCGGAGCACCTTCTCGACCTCCTGCGCCATGACGGTGCGCACCTCCTCGTCCGACACCTCCTTGCCGTAGCGGCCGGACGCCAGCGCGTCGGTGATGCGGATCGCCGTCTCCATGCCGAGATCGGCGCGGATCAGCACGTCCTCGAGGTCCTGCAGCGTGTCATCGTCGAGCTTGCGCCTGGTGAAGACGCCGGAGATCGAATCCGTCAGCTCGCGCGACGAGCGCGACAGGCCCTCGCGCAGCCGCTGGAACCATGTCGGACGCGGCGCGGGGGCCGGGGCGGGCGCCGCGACCGGCTCCGCCTTCTTCTCCACCGCCTTCGCCACCGTCACCTTGGAGGGCGGCGGGGCCTTCTCCCCTTCATCCTTGCCCTCTTCGCGTGAAGGAGCGACGGGCGGCGGCGTCACCGCGTCGACCTGCTCCTCGCGCGGCGGGGAGGTATCGGCAGACGGACGATCGGGCTCGGGCTCGGGCTCGGGCTCGGGCTCGGGCTCGGGCTCGGGCTCGGGCTCGGGCTCGGGCTCGGGCTCGGGCTCGGGCTCGGGCTCGGGCTCGGGCTCGGGCTCGGGCTCGGGAAATGGATCGCGCGGCGGCTCCGGGACTTCAAGCGGAACTTCCGGCACCGGGCGCGGCTGCGCGACGGGCGCGCTCGCAAGGTCCGGCGCGGCGGCCGGCGGCTCGGTGGGTTCCGCGACGTCCTCCTCCGGCCGGCGCAGGAAATCCGGGACCGGGCCTTCCACCGGCGGCTCGGGCGACGGGGCCGGCGGCGCCTCGGCAGCGGGCAGGGCGGCGGCATCCGCCGGCGCGTCCTCGGCCGGGCGCTCCCCGGCCTGCCCTTCCTCGACCACCTTCTTGTCGCCGAAGGAGAAGATTTTCTTGATGAAGCCGAAAGCCATGAATTGCCGTTCCTCGCCTCAGGCTGCCCGCACGGCGCTGTCGCCCGCGATCAGCCTGTCGCCGTCATGGCCGGAAACCGTGACATCCACGATCTCGCCCGGCCGCCCCTCACCGAGCGAGGCCATGACAAAGCCTTCGGTGCGGCCGATGCCGTCCTGCTCGACCAGCACGCGCTGGCGGGTGCCGACGAGGCCGTCGAGATGCCGGCGATAGGCGCGCTCGCCCACTGCCCGCAGCCTCGCCGCGCGCGCCTTGACGATGCCGCGGTCGACCTGCGGCATGCGCGCCGCCGGCGTGCCTTCGCGTGGGCTGAACGGGAAGACGTGGAGATGCGTCAGCCCGCACTCCTCGACGATGCGAAGCGAGTTCTGAAACATGCCTTCCGTCTCGGTCGGGAAGCCGGCGATGATGTCGGCTCCGAAGACGATGTCGGGCCGCAGCCGCCGCACCTCGGCGCAGAAGCGGATCGAATCGTCGCGCAAATGCCGGCGCTTCATGCGCTTCAGCACCATGTCGTCGCCGGCCTGCAGCGAAAGGTGAAGATGCGGCATCAGACGCATCTCGGTGGCCAGCGCCTCCATCAGCGCCTCGTCGGCCTCGATCGAATCGATGGAAGACAGGCGCAGGCGGGCCAGATCCGGCACCTGACGCAGGATCGTCTTCACCAGACGCCCGAGTCGCGGGCTTGCGGGCAGGTCGCCGCCATAGCTCGTCAGGTCGACGCCCGTCAGCACCACTTCCCTGTAGCCGTTGCCGACGAGGCGCTTGACCTGCTCGACCACGCCGCCCATCGGCACCGAACGCGAACTGCCGCGGCCGTAGGGGATGATGCAGAAGGTGCAGCGATGGTCGCAGCCGTTCTGCACCTGCACGAAGGCGCGCGCCCGCCCCTCGATGGCGTCGACCATGTGCGAGGCGGTCTCGCGGACCTCCATGATGTCGTTGACGCGCACTTTCTCGTAAAGGTTGACGCCGAAATCGGGCAGCGCCCGGTAGGACTGGCTTTTCAGCTTCTCCTCGTTGCCGAGGACGAGGTCCACCTCGTCCATGGCGGCGAAGCCGGACGGGTCGGTCTGCGCCGCGCAGCCGGTGACGATGATGCGCGCTTCCGGGTTGTCGCGCCGCGCCTTGCGGATCGCCTGCCGCGCCTGCCGCACCGCCTCGCCGGTGACCGCGCAGGTGTTGACGATGATCGCCCCGCCCTCGAGCCCGTCGAGGCCGGCGGCGTGCGCCTCGCGCCGCATCACCTCCGACTCGTAGGCGTTGAGCCGGCAGCCGAAGGTGACGATGTCGATGCCGCTCTTCGCCTCGCCCGCCCCGCTCATGCCGCACCCTCGGTATCACGCTCCCAGGCGCCGGTCTCGGGGTCGAGCCGGCCGGAGAATTCCCATTCGGCCGGCCCGGTCATGATGACATGGTCGTCGGCGCGCCACTCGATGACGAGCCTGCCGCCGCTCGGCGCCGTCACCGTTACGGTGCGGCCGGTACGCCCCGTCCGCGCGGCCGAGACGGCGGCGGCGCAGGCGGCCGAGCCGCAGGCCAGCGTCAGCCCCGCGCCGCGCTCCCAGGTGCGGATGGTCATGGCGTCGCGCGCCGTGACTTGGGCGATCGTGATGTTGGCGCGCTCGGGAAAGATCGGGTGGTTCTCCAGCAGCGGCCCGAACTTTTCGAGGTCGTAGGACCACACGTCGCCGTCGACCCAGAAGATCGCATGCGGGTTGCCCATCGAGGCGACGGAGGGCGAGTGCAGCACCGGCGCGTCGATCGGGCCGATCTGCAGCTCGATGGCGCGCGTGTCGCGGAACTCCTCGGCGAGCGGGATATCCTGCCAGCCGAAGCGCGGCCGGCCGAGATCGACCGAGATCGAGCCGTCCGCGTGCTCGGTGGCGTTGAGGATGCCGGCGACCGTCTCGAAGGCGAATTGCCGCTGGCCCGTCTCGGCGGCGAGCGCCGCGACGACGCAGCGCGTGCCGTTGCCGCAGGCCTGCGCCTGGCTGCCGTCGGAATTGAGGATCTCGATATAGCTGTGCGTGCCCGGCGTTCGCGGGTCGTGGATCGCCATGATCTGGTCGAAGCGCGTCGCCGGATCGGCCGCCAGCGCCAGCGCCGCCGCCGGCGTGACGCGGCCCGCGCGGCCACGCATGTCGGCGACGATGATCTCGTTGCCGATCCCGTTCATGCGGGCGAAGGGAATGCGCTGGCTCATGGCCTGCTATATGGCGGAAACGGCAGGCGATTACCAGTGTCGCCGGCGGCCGGCGAAGGAACGCTTTCTTAACCATGCACGTTGGATTCTCCAAAAGATCGCCACTATTCTGGCGCTTGAAGGGATTCGATCGACCTGTGGGGCACCCCCGCCCCGACGGAGGGACTTTATGGCTTTCAGGACTGGCGGCATCGTCGTCGCAACCTCGTTTCTGGCGCTGGCGCTCGCCGGCTGCCAGAGCGACCGCTTCTCGGGCATCGACTCGCGACCCGCGCCCCTTCCCGCCGCGCCGGCCGGCACCGTGACCGCGGGCCAGCTTCCGCCCCCGGTGCAGCCGGGCACGACCGACCCGTCGCAGTTTCCCGAGGCGCCCGGGGGCGGCAGCGAGCAGCCGGCCGACGGCACGCAGATCGCCGCTCTGGAGCAGAACGCGGCCGACATCTCGGCCGGCAGCGTCGCCGGTGTCTGGAACGCCTCCGTCTCCGGCCAGAGCTGCCGCATCGCCACGCCGCAGACGCGCTTCGGCCAGGGCTTCCGCGCCGGCCCGCTGCGCTGCCCGGCGCCGCTCGCCGGCGTCAAGTCGTGGAACGTGTCGGGCAAGCAGCTCGCGCTCTACGACGAAGGCGGCACCGTGCTGGCCAGGCTCTATTCGTCGGGCGGCAACCGCTTCGACGGCCAGACCAGCTCCGGCCAGCCCGTCTCGCTCTCGCGCTAGCGCCGGCCCCTCAGGATCGATCCACACCCATGTCCTCGCATGACGGGCTGTCGCCCTTTCGCACCGTCCGTCAGGCCTACGACCATCTGGAGGAAACCGGCGCCATCGCCCGCGATCCGGCGCAGATGGCCGTGGTCGAGGCGCTCGACCGGCTGATCGAGGAGCTTTCCGTCAAGCGGATGGCGGCCAAGAAAAGCGCGCTCGGCTGGCTGTTCGCCAAGAAGCGGCCGGCGCACGAGCCGGTGAAGGGCCTTTACGTCCACGGCGAGGTCGGGCGCGGCAAGACCATGCTGATGGACCTGTTCTTCGAGCTGGTCCCGGCGCGGCGCAAACGGCGCGCCCATTTCAACGACTTCATGGCCGACGTCCACGACCGCATCCAGAAGCATCGCGAGAAGCTGAAGCGCGGCGAGACCAAGGAGACGGACCCGATCCCGCCGGTAGCGCGGGCGCTGGCGGAAGAAGCGTGGGTGCTGTGCTTCGACGAGTTCACCGTCACCGACATCGCCGACGCCATGGTGCTGTCGCGGCTGTTCTCGTCGCTGTTCGCGGAGGGCGTCGTCCTCGTCGCCACCTCGAACGTCGCGCCGCGCGACCTCTATCGCGACGGGCTGAACCGCGGCCTGTTCGAGCCGTTCATCGGCATTCTCGAGCGCCATGCGAAGGTGCTCAACCTCGACGGGCCGACCGACCACCGCCGCCGCCGGCTGGAGCGGATGCAGGTCTACATCACGCCGCTCGACGAGGCGGCCGACCGGCTGATGGACGAGGCGTGGAGCGCCGCCACCGCCGGGCGCGGCGTCCATGAGGACCGGATCGCCCTCAAAGGCCGCGAGATCGTGGTGCCGCGCGCCGCCGGCACGGCCGCGCGCTTCGACTTCGCCCAGCTCTGCGGCGCGGCGCTCGCCGCGCGCGACTATCTCGCCCTCGTCGCCCGCTACGACACGCTGTTCCTCGACCATATCCCGGTCATGGGGCAGGACAGGCGCAACGAGGCCAAGCGCTTCATCCTGCTCGTCGACACGCTCTACGACAACCGCGTGCGGCTGGTGGCGAGCGCCGAAGGCGCACCCGAGGCGCTCTATCGCGGCACGGTCGGGGCGGAGGTGTTCGAGTTCGCCCGCACCGCCTCGCGCCTGACCGAGATGCAGAGCCGCGAATGGCTGGAAGGCGCCCGCCGCCGCGACGCCGCCGAATGAGCCCCGGCCCGGCCGAGGCCGCCCTTCTCCTCGCGCTGGCCGCGACAGCGCACAATGTCGAGGAGATGATCTGGCTGCCCGGCTTTGCCCATCCGCCCGCGCTTCGATGGGACGTTCCGCCCCGCGCCTTCCGCTTCGCCGCGACCGTGATCACGCTGGCCTTCTGGGCCGCGGCGCTGGCGCTCGCTTGCGGGGTATCGGCACTGGAGCCGGTCGTCGCCGGCTTCGCGCTGGCGGTGATCGTCAATGCCTTCCTGCCCCACCTCGCGCTCACCCTCATCCTGCGGCGCTATCATCCGGGCACGGCGAGCGGCCTGCTGCTCGTCGTCCCGGCCGCGCTGCTCTATCTGGCGGCCGTCGATGCGACGCGGCGCATCGGCGACCCGGCCTTTCTGGCATGGGCCGCCGCCGGCGCGGCCGGGCTGGCGGCCGCGGTGCCGCTTCTCCTCGCGCTGGGCAGGCGGCTCGGCTGAAAAACTCGCTAGCCGGCCATCAAATTCTTACGTTTACGTAAGACAATATTCGCTTAAACATTTGAAATCGCTATGCCGGTAAGAATGGGTTGAGTTTTTGACCCTATGCGTCTATGCGAAGCCCATCCGGGCGGCCTCCCGTGTCCGGATGAGACGTCTCGGCACCATCTTCTGACATGCCGGCGCGGTGACGGACCGGCACTCGCAAGGGAACCCAAATTCATGGCTCGTAACAAGATCGCCCTCATCGGCTCCGGCATGATCGGCGGCACGCTCGCCCATCTCGTCGGCTTGAAGGAACTCGGCGACGTCGTCCTGTTCGACATCGCGGAAGGCGTGCCCCAGGGCAAGGGCCTCGACATCGCCCAATCCTCGCCGGTCGACGGCTTCGACGCGCGCTACACCGGCGCCAACGACTATTCGGCCATCGAGGGCGCGGACGTGTGCATCGTCACCGCCGGCGTGCCGCGCAAGCCCGGCATGAGCCGCGACGACCTGCTCGGCATCAACCTCAAGGTCATGGAGCAGGTCGGCGCCGGCATCGCGAAATACGCGCCCAACGCCTTCGTCATCTGCATCACCAACCCGCTCGACGCCATGGTCTGGGCGCTGCAGAAGTTCTCCGGCCTGCCGAAGAACAAGGTGGTCGGCATGGCCGGCGTGCTGGATTCGGCACGCTTCCGCCTGTTCCTCGCCGAGGAGTTCAAGGTTTCGGTCGAGGACGTCACCGCCTTCGTGCTCGGCGGCCACGGCGACACGATGGTTCCCCTGACGCGCTATTCGACGGTGGCGGGCATCCCGCTGCCCGACCTCGTCAAGATGGGCTGGACCTCGCAGGAGAAGCTCGACCAGATCGTCCAGCGCACCCGCGACGGCGGCGCCGAGATCGTCGGCCTGCTGAAGACCGGCTCGGCCTATTACGCGCCGGCCGCCTCGGCGATCGCCATGGCCGAGTCCTACCTGAAGGACAAGAAGCGCGTGCTGCCGAGCGCCGCGCACCTGTCCGGCCAGTACGGGCTCAAGGACATCTATGTCGGCGTGCCGACGGTCATCGGCGCCGGCGGCGTCGAGCGCGTCATCGAGATCGCGCTGAACCGGGACGAGCAGGCCATGTTCGACAAGTCCGTCGCCTCGGTCGAGTCGCTGTGCAACGCGTGCGCCGAGATCGCGCCCAGCCTCAAGCAGTAAGCAAGGAAGGTCGCCACGCATGAACATCCATGAATATCAGGCAAAGCAGCTTCTGAAGGGCTACGGCGCGCCGGTCGCAGAAGGCGTCGCCATCTTCGCCGCGAACGAGGCGGAAAAGGCGGCGAAGTCGCTCCCCGGCCCGCTCTATGTGGTCAAGAGCCAGATCCACGCCGGCGGCCGCGGCAAGGGCAAGTTCAGGGAACTGTCGCCCGACGCCAAGGGCGGCGTCCGGCTGGCGAAGACGGTCGACGAGGTCGTCGCCTTCACCAACGAGATGCTGGGCAACACGCTGGTGACCAAGCAGACCGGCGGGGCCGGCAAGCAGGTCAACCGCCTCTACATCGAGGACGGCGCCGACATCTCGCGCGAGCTGTACCTGTCGATCCTCGTCGACCGCTCGGTCGGCCGCGTCGCCTTCGTCGTCTCGACCGAGGGCGGCATGGACATCGAGGCCGTTGCCGAAGCCACCCCGGAAAAGATCGTCACCGTGGCGATCGACCCCGAGGCCGGCGTCACCGACGCCGACGTCGCCAAGCTCAACGAGGCGCTGAAGCTGACCGGCGAGGCCGCGCAGGACGGCAAGACGCTGTTCCCGATCCTCTACAAGGCCTTCACCGAGAAGGACATGAGCCTGCTCGAGGTCAACCCGCTGATCGTGATGGAGAACGGCCGCCTGCGCGTCCTCGACGCCAAGGTGTCGTTCGACAACAACGCGCTGTTCCGCCACGCCGACGTGGTCGAGCTGCGCGACACCACGGAAGAGGACGCCAAGGAGATCGAGGCGTCGAAATACGACCTCGCCTATGTCGCGCTCGACGGCAATATCGGCTGCATGGTCAACGGCGCTGGCCTCGCCATGGCGACCATGGACATCATCAAGCTCTACGGCGCCGAGCCGGCGAACTTCCTCGATGTCGGTGGCGGCGCGAGCAAGGAGAAGGTGACGGCGGCGTTCAAGATCATCACCGCCGACCCGAACGTGAAGGGCATCCTCGTCAACATCTTCGGCGGCATCATGAAGTGCGACGTGATCGCCGAGGGCGTCATCGCGGCGGTCAAGGAAGTGGGGCTGAAGGTTCCGCTGGTCGTCCGCCTCGAAGGCACCAATGTCGAGCTGGGCAAGAAGATCATCAACGAGAGCGGGCTGAACGTCATCTCCGCCGACGATCTCGACGATGCCGCCCAGAAGATCGTCAAGGCCGTGAAGGGGAACTGAACCGCGATGTCAATTCTGATCGACAAGAACACCAAGGTTCTGGTTCAGGGCCTGACCGGCAAGACCGGCACCTTCCACACCGAGCAGGCGCTGGCCTATCACGGCACGCAGATGGTCGGCGGCATCCACCCCGCCAAGGGCGGCGAGACCTGGAAGGGCTCGAAGGGCGAGACGCTGCCGATCTTCGCCTCCGTCGCGGAAGGGCGCGAAAAGACCGGCGCCGACGCCTCCGTGGTCTACGTGCCGCCGGCAGGCGCGGCCGCCGCGATCATCGAGGCGATCGAGGCGGAGGTCCCGCTGATCGTCTGCATCACCGAAGGCATCCCGGTGATGGACATGGTCAAGGTCAAGGCGAGGCTCGAGAAGTCGAAGTCGCGGCTGATCGGCCCGAACTGCCCCGGCATCGTCACCCCCGACGAATGCAAGATCGGCATCATGCCCGGCAACATCTTCCGCAAGGGCTCGGTCGGCGTCGTCTCGCGCTCCGGTACGCTGACCTACGAGGCGGTGTTCCAGACCACCAATGAGGGCCTCGGCCAGACCACCGCGGTCGGCATCGGCGGCGACCCGGTCAAGGGCACCGAGTTCATCGACGTGCTGGAGCTGTTCCTCGCCGACGAGGCCACCCAGTCGATCATCATGATCGGCGAGATCGGCGGCTCGGCCGAGGAGGACGCGGCGCAGTTCCTCAGGGACGAGGCCAAGCGCGGCAGGAAGAAGCCGATGGCCGGCTTCATCGCCGGCCGCACTGCCCCTCCCGGACGCACCATGGGCCATGCCGGTGCGGTGATCTCCGGCGGCAAGGGCGGCGCCGAGGACAAGATCGCGGCGATGGAGGAAGCGGGCATCCGCGTCTCCCCGTCGCCGGCCCGGCTCGGCAAGACGCTGGTCGAGGCGATCCGCGGCTGACGCGCGGATTTTGCGCCGCGATCGGGCGGCGATCACGATCTCGTGCCTGGCGGTCATCCGGCAGGCACATTTTACTGACATGAGGGTGGGCTCAACCGCCCCGTCAGGGAGGGAACACCGGAGCGCAGTGTCGCTCGTATCGCGGCACCGCCGCTTGGGACAACAAGGAGACGGAGCGGAAGCGCTCCGATGATCGCGATGGCGCGGCAAGATCAGGCAAACGACCTTTTTTCGCTCACCTCGTTCCTCTATGGCGGCAATGCCGACTACATCGAAAGGCTGTATGCCGCCTGGCTCGACGATCCGTCGGCGGTCGATCCCGAGTGGCGTGACCTGTTCGAAACCTTGCAGGACAATGCCGGCGACGTGCGCAGGAACGCCGAGGGCGCCTCGTGGAAGAAGCCGAACTGGCCTGTGGCGGCCAATGGCGAGCTCGTCTCCGCTCTCGACGGCGACTGGGGCCCCTCCGAGATCGGCAAGATCGAGAAGCATTTCGAGAAGAAGGTGAAGGAAAAGGCGACCGCGAGCGGCGGCGCGCTGTCCGATGCCGACGTCCTGCGCGCCACGCGCGATTCGGTGCGCGCCATCATGATGATCCGCGCCTTCCGCATGCGTGGCCACCTGCACGCCAATCTCGACCCGCTCGGCCTCGCCGAGCCGGAGGAGGACTACAACGAGCTGTCGCCCGAGGCCTACGGCTTCACCGAGGCCGACTACGACCGGCCGATCTTCATCGACCATGTGCTCGGCCTCGAATATGCCACCGTGCGCCAGATGCTCGACATCCTGAAGCGCACCTACTGCTCGACGCTGGGCGTCGAGTTCATGCACATCTCCAACCCCGAGGAGAAGGCGTGGATCCAGGAGCGCATCGAGGGGCCGGACAAGGGCATCGAGTTCACCGAGAACGGCAAGAAGGCGATCCTGCAGAAGCTGATCGAGGCGGAAGGCTTCGAGCAGTTCATCGACGTCAAGTACAAGGGCACCAAGCGTTTCGGCCTCGACGGCGGCGAATCGCTGATCCCGGCGCTGGAGCAGATCATCAAGCGCGGCGGCGCGCTCGGCCTGAAGGAGATCGTCTTCGGCATGGCCCATCGCGGCCGCCTGAACGTTCTGACCAACGTCATGGCGAAGCCCCATCGCGCCGTCTTCCATGAGTTCAAGGGCGGCTCCTACGCGCCTGATGACGTCGAGGGCTCCGGCGACGTCAAGTACCATCTCGGCGCCTCGTCCGACCGCGAGTTCGACGGCAACAAGGTCCACCTGTCGCTGACGGCGAACCCGTCGCATCTGGAGATCGTCAATCCCGTGGTGATGGGCAAGGCCCGCGCCAAGCAGGACCAGATCTTCGGCCGCACCCGCGAGGAGATCGTCCCGCAGGAGGAGCGCGCCAAGGTGCTGCCGCTCCTGCTGCACGGCGACGCGGCCTTTGCCGGGCAGGGCGTCGTCGCGGAGATCCTCGGTCTTTCCGGCCTGCGCGGCCATCGCGTCGCCGGCACGGTCCACTTCATCATCAACAACCAGATCGGCTTCACCACCAACCCGCGCTTCTCGCGCTCGTCGCCCTATCCGTCGGACGTCGCCAAGATGATCGAGGCGCCGATCTTCCACGTCAACGGCGACGATCCCGAGGCGGTCGTCTACGCCGCCAAGATCGCGACCGAGTTCCGGATGAAGTTCCACAAGCCGGTCGTGGTCGACATGTTCTGCTACCGCCGCTTCGGCCACAACGAGGGCGACGAGCCGGCCTTCACCCAGCCGATGATGTATCGCGCGATCCGTGCCCACAAGACGACGGTGCAGCTCTACGGCGAGAAGCTGATCGCCGAAGGCCTCATCACCGAGGCCGAGATCGACAGGATGCGGGCCGACTGGCGCGCGCATCTGGAGGGCGAGTTCGAGGCCGGCCAGAGCTACAGGCCGAACAAGGCCGACTGGCTCGACGGCGCCTGGTCGGGCCTGCGCACCGCCGACAACCAGGACGAGCAGCGCCGCGGCAAGACCTCCGTGCCGATGAAGACGCTGAAGGAGATCGGCAAGAAGCTGACCGAGGTGCCGGCCGATTTCGAGGTCCACCGCACCATCGGCCGCTTCCTCGAGAACCGGCGCAAGGCGATCGAATCCGGCGAGGGCATCGACTGGGCCACCGCCGAATCGCTCGCCTTCGGCTCGATCCTGCTCGAGGGCAACCCGATCCGCCTGTCCGGCCAGGATTCCGAGCGCGGCACCTTCTCGCAGCGCCACACCGTGCTCTACGACCAGCGCAACGAGGACCGCTACATCCCGCTGAACAATCTCGGGCCGCAGCAAGCCAATTACGAGGTCATCAACTCGATGCTCTCGGAAGAGGCCGTGCTCGGCTTCGAATACGGCTTCTCGCTGGCCGAGCCGCGGGCGCTGACCTTGTGGGAGGCCCAGTTCGGCGATTTCGCCAACGGCGCGCAGGTCGTGTTCGACCAGTTCATCTCGTCGGGCGAGCGCAAGTGGCTGCGCATGTCCGGCCTCGTCTGCCTGCTGCCGCACGGCTATGAGGGGCAGGGGCCGGAGCATTCCTCGGCGCGTCTGGAGCGTTTCCTCCAGATGTGCGCGGAAGACAACATGCAGGTCGCCAACTGCACCACGCCGGCCAACTACTTCCACATCCTGCGCCGGCAGTTGAAGCGCGACTTCCGCAAGCCGCTGATCCTGATGACGCCGAAGTCGCTGCTGCGCCACAAGCGGGCGGTCTCGACGCTGGCCGACCTGTCGGGCGACAGCGCCTTCCACCGCCTGTTGTGGGACGACGCCCAGTATTACGGCAACGAGCCGATCAAGCTCGTCAAGGATTCGAAGATCCGCCGCGTGGTCCTGTGCTCCGGCAAGGTCTATTACGACCTCTACGAGGAGCGCGAGAAGCGCGGCATCGACGACATCTACCTGCTGCGCGTCGAGCAGCTCTACCCGTTCCCGGCCAAGGCGCTGATCAACGAGTTGTCGCGCTTCCGCAACGCGGAAGTGGTCTGGTGCCAGGAAGAGCCGAAGAACATGGGCTCGTGGTCGTTCATCGAGCCCTATCTGGAATGGGTGCTGGCCCATATCGACGCCAAGCACCAGCGCGTGCGCTATGCCGGCCGCCCGGCGGCGGCCTCGCCCGCCACCGGCCTCATGTCCAAGCATCTGGCGCAGCTCGAGGCTTTCCTCGAAGATGCGCTCGGCAAGTAACCAACGGAATCGCTGAAGCGAACCAAGGCAACGGAAGAGAAGAATGGCTACCGAAATCCGCGTCCCCAC
The window above is part of the Aquamicrobium sp. genome. Proteins encoded here:
- a CDS encoding septation protein A; translated protein: MSEPVFERDPSDPKKKEVAPLLKLALELGPLLVFFFANSRGEWLVEKWPALGSFGGPLFLATGLFMIATAIALSVSWALTRTLPIMPLVSGVVVFIFGALTLWLQDELFIKMKPTIVNSLFGAVLLGGLFFGKALLGYVFESAFRLDAEGWRKLTFRWGLFFFFLAVANEVVWRNFSTDFWVAFKVWAIMPITILFTFTQMPLIMRHSLDEKPAE
- the ftsY gene encoding signal recognition particle-docking protein FtsY — its product is MAFGFIKKIFSFGDKKVVEEGQAGERPAEDAPADAAALPAAEAPPAPSPEPPVEGPVPDFLRRPEEDVAEPTEPPAAAPDLASAPVAQPRPVPEVPLEVPEPPRDPFPEPEPEPEPEPEPEPEPEPEPEPEPEPEPEPEPEPEPEPDRPSADTSPPREEQVDAVTPPPVAPSREEGKDEGEKAPPPSKVTVAKAVEKKAEPVAAPAPAPAPRPTWFQRLREGLSRSSRELTDSISGVFTRRKLDDDTLQDLEDVLIRADLGMETAIRITDALASGRYGKEVSDEEVRTVMAQEVEKVLRPVALPLELDLAHKPHVVLVVGVNGTGKTTTIGKLAAKLTAGGLKVTLAAGDTFRAAAIEQLKIWGERTGSEVVASKLGADAAGLAFDAYEKAKANGSDVLVIDTAGRLQNRTELMAELEKIVRVLGKHDADAPHTVLQTVDATTGQNALNQVEIFRNVAGVNGLVMTKLDGTARGGILVAIAAKHKLPVYFIGVGEGVDDLEPFAAQDFAKAIAGVN
- the mtaB gene encoding tRNA (N(6)-L-threonylcarbamoyladenosine(37)-C(2))-methylthiotransferase MtaB produces the protein MSGAGEAKSGIDIVTFGCRLNAYESEVMRREAHAAGLDGLEGGAIIVNTCAVTGEAVRQARQAIRKARRDNPEARIIVTGCAAQTDPSGFAAMDEVDLVLGNEEKLKSQSYRALPDFGVNLYEKVRVNDIMEVRETASHMVDAIEGRARAFVQVQNGCDHRCTFCIIPYGRGSSRSVPMGGVVEQVKRLVGNGYREVVLTGVDLTSYGGDLPASPRLGRLVKTILRQVPDLARLRLSSIDSIEADEALMEALATEMRLMPHLHLSLQAGDDMVLKRMKRRHLRDDSIRFCAEVRRLRPDIVFGADIIAGFPTETEGMFQNSLRIVEECGLTHLHVFPFSPREGTPAARMPQVDRGIVKARAARLRAVGERAYRRHLDGLVGTRQRVLVEQDGIGRTEGFVMASLGEGRPGEIVDVTVSGHDGDRLIAGDSAVRAA
- the dapF gene encoding diaminopimelate epimerase, producing MSQRIPFARMNGIGNEIIVADMRGRAGRVTPAAALALAADPATRFDQIMAIHDPRTPGTHSYIEILNSDGSQAQACGNGTRCVVAALAAETGQRQFAFETVAGILNATEHADGSISVDLGRPRFGWQDIPLAEEFRDTRAIELQIGPIDAPVLHSPSVASMGNPHAIFWVDGDVWSYDLEKFGPLLENHPIFPERANITIAQVTARDAMTIRTWERGAGLTLACGSAACAAAVSAARTGRTGRTVTVTAPSGGRLVIEWRADDHVIMTGPAEWEFSGRLDPETGAWERDTEGAA
- a CDS encoding protease inhibitor Inh/omp19 family protein — its product is MAFRTGGIVVATSFLALALAGCQSDRFSGIDSRPAPLPAAPAGTVTAGQLPPPVQPGTTDPSQFPEAPGGGSEQPADGTQIAALEQNAADISAGSVAGVWNASVSGQSCRIATPQTRFGQGFRAGPLRCPAPLAGVKSWNVSGKQLALYDEGGTVLARLYSSGGNRFDGQTSSGQPVSLSR